From a single Caldanaerobius fijiensis DSM 17918 genomic region:
- a CDS encoding ATP-binding protein: protein MELTVISGKGGTGKTTIALALSELAKDAVKTDCDVDAPNLYLFYDGRDVKKEYFYGEKKAVIDKKFCTDCKECEKVCQFDAIKDGIVNPFKCEGCGVCTLVCPQKAIGLKEEKTADVYITQTNKGIISRAQMEVGSEGSGKLITQLRSNARKFSDENTLIIIDGSPGIGCPVISSITGSDAVLIVTEPTQSGLEDFVRVMELCRHFGVLTLVCINKYDINEKVAEEIEGFCRENDVYLIGKIPYDDTVMKSINELKPIVYYEGSKANQAIRQMWDNICKHINCLNQ, encoded by the coding sequence TTGGAACTGACAGTGATAAGTGGGAAAGGCGGCACGGGTAAAACTACAATAGCCTTAGCCCTATCTGAACTTGCAAAAGACGCAGTAAAAACAGACTGCGATGTGGATGCGCCCAATCTGTATCTTTTTTACGACGGAAGAGATGTGAAAAAGGAATACTTTTATGGAGAAAAGAAAGCAGTTATCGATAAAAAGTTTTGTACGGACTGCAAGGAATGTGAAAAGGTATGCCAGTTTGACGCAATCAAAGACGGTATAGTGAATCCCTTTAAATGTGAAGGCTGTGGTGTCTGCACGCTGGTTTGCCCTCAAAAAGCCATTGGTTTAAAAGAAGAAAAAACCGCTGATGTTTATATCACGCAAACTAATAAAGGGATTATTTCAAGGGCACAGATGGAGGTGGGGAGTGAAGGTTCGGGAAAACTTATAACCCAACTTCGCAGTAATGCCAGAAAGTTTTCGGATGAGAATACCCTTATAATTATAGATGGTTCTCCAGGAATAGGTTGCCCTGTAATATCTTCAATTACGGGAAGTGATGCGGTATTGATTGTTACAGAGCCTACCCAGTCGGGTCTGGAGGACTTTGTGAGGGTAATGGAGTTATGCAGGCATTTTGGGGTCCTTACTCTCGTCTGTATCAATAAGTATGATATCAATGAGAAAGTGGCAGAGGAAATTGAAGGTTTTTGCAGAGAGAATGATGTTTATTTAATAGGGAAAATACCTTATGATGACACGGTTATGAAATCAATTAACGAACTAAAACCTATTGTTTATTATGAGGGCAGTAAGGCAAATCAGGCCATAAGACAGATGTGGGATAACATCTGTAAGCATATAAATTGTTTAAATCAATAA
- the sigZ gene encoding RNA polymerase sigma factor SigZ, whose translation MNALWKELSSSLKTFIRKKVANEQDAEDILQDVFLKIYSNINQVKDNDRIYAWVYRITRNLIVDYYRKKRDTAEFSDLPDEIKTDNDEEEIINGLVLCLKNMIDSLPDKYKQAIMLTELGGLTQKELAQKLGMSISGAKSRVQRGRNLLKEKFFECCKFQFDVYGNIVEYQHKENSCKYC comes from the coding sequence ATTAATGCTTTATGGAAAGAGTTAAGTTCCAGCCTGAAAACCTTTATCCGCAAAAAGGTGGCAAATGAGCAAGATGCGGAAGATATCCTTCAGGATGTATTTTTAAAAATATATTCTAATATAAACCAGGTAAAGGATAATGACAGAATATATGCGTGGGTGTACCGAATAACAAGAAATTTGATTGTCGATTATTACAGAAAAAAAAGAGATACTGCTGAATTTTCGGATTTGCCTGATGAGATAAAAACCGATAATGATGAAGAAGAAATAATAAATGGATTGGTTTTATGCCTGAAAAATATGATTGACAGCCTTCCAGATAAATATAAGCAGGCTATCATGCTAACAGAATTAGGCGGTTTGACACAAAAAGAACTGGCTCAAAAACTCGGTATGTCAATATCAGGGGCTAAATCGAGAGTTCAGCGTGGGAGAAATCTGTTAAAAGAGAAGTTTTTTGAGTGCTGTAAGTTTCAATTCGATGTGTATGGAAATATTGTTGAATACCAGCATAAAGAAAATAGTTGTAAATATTGCTGA
- a CDS encoding DUF2703 domain-containing protein: MIDFMYLDLSICTRCQGTEDSLEEAIADVAKVLELTGAEVVVNKIHIDSKEKAIQYRFESSPTIRINGKDIQLEIKESLCESCGDLCGGDVDCRVWVYKGKEYNIPPKAMIIDAILREIYSNNELSGNGKQSKEQEYEIPENLKRFFDSMGQKDV, translated from the coding sequence GTGATTGATTTTATGTATTTGGATTTAAGCATATGTACGAGATGCCAGGGTACGGAGGACAGTCTTGAAGAAGCAATTGCGGATGTTGCTAAAGTGCTTGAATTAACAGGCGCCGAAGTTGTTGTAAATAAAATTCATATTGATAGTAAGGAAAAGGCCATACAGTACCGGTTTGAGAGTTCACCTACTATCCGTATTAATGGAAAGGATATACAACTGGAAATAAAAGAATCTCTTTGTGAATCGTGTGGTGATTTATGCGGGGGTGACGTAGACTGCCGTGTATGGGTGTATAAAGGTAAAGAATACAATATTCCTCCAAAAGCAATGATAATTGATGCAATACTTAGAGAAATATACAGTAACAACGAATTGTCAGGGAATGGTAAACAAAGTAAAGAACAGGAATATGAGATTCCTGAAAATCTCAAGAGATTTTTTGACTCTATGGGTCAAAAAGATGTATGA
- a CDS encoding DUF134 domain-containing protein codes for MPRPIKCRRVEFFPENTYFIPLGKRKCEVEEIVLKVEELEAMRLKDIEGLSQEECAERMQVSRQTFQNIIDSARKKVAIALTQGSAIHISGGNYTSGLCQFKCLNCGKVYDLNYAHDKHTCPYCGSSEVICEKKNRFCHRWCGK; via the coding sequence ATGCCAAGACCGATAAAATGCAGAAGAGTAGAATTCTTTCCCGAGAATACTTATTTCATACCATTAGGCAAAAGAAAGTGCGAGGTAGAAGAAATTGTTCTCAAGGTAGAAGAACTTGAAGCCATGAGGCTAAAAGATATTGAAGGGCTAAGTCAAGAAGAATGTGCTGAGAGAATGCAGGTTTCAAGGCAGACTTTCCAAAACATCATAGACAGTGCAAGAAAGAAGGTAGCGATAGCACTAACTCAAGGCAGTGCCATACACATAAGCGGAGGGAATTATACTTCAGGTTTATGCCAGTTTAAGTGCTTAAATTGTGGTAAGGTTTATGATTTGAATTATGCACATGATAAGCATACTTGTCCTTACTGTGGTTCAAGTGAAGTAATTTGTGAAAAAAAGAACAGATTCTGCCATAGATGGTGCGGGAAATAG
- a CDS encoding NifB/NifX family molybdenum-iron cluster-binding protein, whose product MKIAVSSMGKDLNSMLDVRFGRCNYFVVYDTEGGLVKTVENRGQMSGGGAGIAAAQQIIDEDVDVVITGNMGPNAFNLFKNSDIKVYRCGSIKVETAVQLFKEGKLEELTQAGPAHSGMDMGAGMRFRGGK is encoded by the coding sequence ATGAAGATAGCAGTTTCTTCGATGGGCAAGGATTTAAACAGCATGCTGGATGTGAGATTCGGAAGATGTAATTACTTTGTAGTCTATGATACTGAAGGAGGACTGGTAAAGACAGTTGAGAATAGGGGCCAAATGTCAGGAGGTGGGGCAGGAATTGCAGCAGCCCAGCAAATCATTGATGAAGATGTGGATGTAGTTATCACTGGAAATATGGGACCCAATGCCTTTAACCTGTTTAAAAATTCGGATATTAAAGTCTACCGATGTGGAAGCATTAAGGTTGAAACGGCTGTACAACTGTTCAAAGAAGGAAAATTAGAAGAGTTAACCCAGGCAGGTCCTGCCCATTCAGGGATGGACATGGGAGCAGGCATGAGATTCAGAGGGGGAAAGTAG
- a CDS encoding thioredoxin family protein, with the protein MVIKVLGSGCANCKKLEANVREAVKELGIEATIEKVQDFKDIMAYGVMKTPALVVDEQVKVMGRVPSVEDIKKYL; encoded by the coding sequence ATGGTAATTAAAGTTTTAGGTTCAGGATGTGCCAATTGTAAAAAATTAGAGGCTAATGTCAGAGAGGCTGTAAAAGAACTGGGAATTGAAGCCACTATTGAAAAAGTGCAGGATTTCAAGGACATTATGGCCTATGGTGTTATGAAAACACCTGCGCTTGTAGTGGACGAACAGGTAAAAGTGATGGGGAGGGTTCCGTCAGTAGAAGATATAAAAAAATATTTGTAA
- a CDS encoding Fur family transcriptional regulator, translated as MEGVKNNTLTKDKFSLIRKLIEKNGFKFTKQRKLILEQFFLADRHLSMEEIYQRLKENNIGLATVYRNVKIFSSIGIVKEIAVDGVSYYELKIYSKKPLHIHFQCVKCNDIIDIDEKEIALEYLKLNKTIEDINDLKIYDANIMFIGLCKRCREVNKCQDR; from the coding sequence ATGGAGGGGGTAAAGAATAATACTCTGACAAAGGATAAGTTCTCTCTTATTAGAAAGTTGATAGAGAAAAACGGATTTAAATTTACGAAGCAAAGAAAATTGATACTGGAACAGTTTTTTCTTGCTGACAGGCATTTGAGTATGGAAGAGATATATCAAAGGTTGAAAGAAAACAACATTGGTCTTGCCACAGTATATAGGAATGTAAAGATATTTAGCAGTATAGGCATAGTAAAAGAAATTGCTGTGGATGGAGTAAGTTATTATGAACTGAAAATCTACAGCAAAAAGCCCCTGCATATTCATTTCCAGTGTGTTAAATGTAATGATATAATAGACATTGATGAAAAGGAAATCGCTTTAGAATATTTAAAGTTAAATAAGACCATAGAAGATATAAATGATTTGAAAATTTACGATGCTAATATAATGTTCATTGGACTATGTAAAAGATGCAGGGAGGTAAATAAATGCCAAGACCGATAA
- a CDS encoding Mrp/NBP35 family ATP-binding protein: MSNCENCPTKEDCKTKEGCMIENNPYNFVNKIIGVMSGKGGVGKSTVSALIAEELNKKGYKVGVLDADITGPSIPRLLKVKDKKVRSNELGILPVTNENGIKVMSLNLLMEDEEQPVIWRGPLIAGTVKQFWTDVFWGDLDYLVIDMPPGTGDVALTVMQSIPINGIVMVSVPQDLVSMIVAKAVNMVRKMGIRVIGVVENMSYIICPDCNKEIRVFDSENTEEFLSKLDLKLLGELPMCSDIANLSEKDKTIQNASLDETVSIIVERIMLSVNENK; encoded by the coding sequence ATGTCTAACTGTGAAAATTGTCCTACAAAAGAGGACTGCAAAACAAAAGAGGGATGCATGATAGAAAACAATCCTTATAACTTTGTAAACAAAATAATCGGCGTTATGAGTGGGAAGGGAGGTGTTGGCAAATCAACGGTATCTGCTCTTATTGCAGAAGAATTAAATAAAAAAGGTTATAAAGTAGGTGTCCTGGATGCGGATATAACAGGACCGAGTATCCCAAGGCTTCTTAAAGTAAAAGACAAGAAAGTCCGGTCAAATGAACTGGGAATTTTACCGGTGACAAATGAAAATGGAATAAAGGTAATGTCGCTGAATTTACTGATGGAAGATGAGGAGCAGCCTGTTATATGGCGGGGGCCTTTAATTGCAGGGACTGTAAAGCAATTTTGGACTGATGTCTTCTGGGGTGACCTTGACTATCTGGTTATTGATATGCCTCCAGGGACAGGGGATGTTGCGCTAACGGTGATGCAGTCTATTCCCATTAATGGGATAGTGATGGTATCAGTACCTCAGGATTTAGTATCCATGATAGTCGCAAAAGCAGTGAATATGGTTAGAAAAATGGGTATAAGGGTAATCGGTGTAGTTGAGAACATGAGTTATATTATATGCCCTGATTGCAACAAAGAAATCAGAGTATTTGATAGTGAAAACACAGAAGAGTTTTTAAGCAAATTAGACTTAAAACTTCTTGGGGAATTGCCTATGTGTAGTGATATAGCCAATCTTTCCGAGAAAGATAAAACAATACAAAATGCATCATTGGATGAAACAGTAAGCATTATTGTCGAAAGGATAATGCTTTCAGTCAATGAAAACAAATAA
- a CDS encoding NifB/NifX family molybdenum-iron cluster-binding protein, producing MKIAIASEGKYVSGHFGHCEGFTVYEVDENKVLKKGFIQNPGHRPGFLPDFLKGLGVNVVIAGGMGETAQQLFAQNNIDVIVGAEGYSDDVIQRYLNGELKSTGSICREHQHEGRCHE from the coding sequence ATGAAAATAGCAATTGCAAGTGAAGGGAAATATGTTAGCGGACACTTTGGACACTGTGAAGGATTTACAGTGTATGAGGTTGATGAAAACAAGGTGCTAAAGAAGGGTTTTATACAAAATCCGGGGCATAGGCCAGGATTTTTGCCTGATTTTCTAAAGGGATTAGGCGTAAATGTTGTAATTGCGGGGGGTATGGGAGAAACAGCCCAGCAGTTGTTTGCCCAAAACAATATAGATGTAATAGTAGGGGCAGAAGGGTATAGTGATGATGTTATTCAGCGGTATTTAAATGGAGAGTTGAAATCTACAGGAAGCATATGCAGGGAACATCAGCATGAAGGCCGCTGCCATGAATAA
- a CDS encoding Uma2 family endonuclease, translated as MTPKTEIVSLEEFLEMDKGENRLEYFNGEVIHLPSPSVEHQRVLLNIAAEFRNYFRSKSCEAFISPLDLWLIDEEKSVNVKVQPDLMVICDKAGLRDNSYYGVPALIIEIISPSNESHDRVKKYITYMEFGVKEYWIVNPKLNTIEVYVWEEDEYKQNGVYKGSDSTVSQSFNGLEIRLEDIFPE; from the coding sequence GTGACTCCTAAAACGGAAATAGTAAGCCTTGAAGAGTTTTTAGAAATGGATAAAGGGGAAAATAGGCTTGAATACTTTAATGGCGAAGTTATCCATCTACCATCACCATCAGTAGAACATCAACGGGTTTTGTTAAACATTGCAGCAGAATTCAGGAATTATTTTAGAAGTAAATCTTGTGAAGCATTTATCTCCCCTTTAGATTTATGGCTAATAGACGAAGAAAAATCTGTAAATGTTAAAGTTCAGCCTGACTTGATGGTAATCTGTGATAAGGCAGGATTAAGGGACAACTCATATTATGGCGTACCTGCTTTAATTATTGAAATAATTTCCCCATCAAATGAAAGTCATGACAGAGTGAAGAAATACATTACTTATATGGAATTTGGCGTAAAGGAATACTGGATTGTTAACCCGAAACTTAATACTATTGAAGTATATGTTTGGGAAGAAGACGAATACAAACAAAACGGCGTTTATAAAGGCAGTGACAGTACAGTATCTCAAAGTTTTAATGGACTTGAGATTCGCTTGGAAGATATTTTTCCTGAATGA
- a CDS encoding MFS transporter, with the protein MSTNKRNMMVMVLSLMAFLANGDNYAVAPLLINIAKDLKIDIGSAALSVTAYMLAFGLFTIIFGPLGDRYGKTRIINVAAFGTAIFSMLGAFAFNLPSLIVLRAMNGAFGAGIFPVTMALVGESFEHENRQKAIGKVMGMMFLGGASATAIGGILAYFGSWRMVYFVYGLGELIIALVMLRVLPNSPSVIDALNFTKVYKTALTNGNLVKVVATIFLVGFSVFGSFTYSGKLVETRTGYTVLSVGLILTLFGVATVIGGRKAPLLRAKFKNRFLLLAGLFGSASLFLIAYMSNPILIGVGLFGFGLAFVSLQSTLVTTAQEVMPKLRGTAMSLASFNMFVGGGVGTLINGQILNVFGIGQIFAVAGAVMFVVAFIAAKVVLKVHRP; encoded by the coding sequence ATGAGTACAAACAAAAGGAACATGATGGTCATGGTGTTAAGCCTAATGGCGTTTTTAGCCAATGGTGACAACTATGCCGTTGCGCCGCTTTTAATTAATATTGCAAAAGATTTAAAAATTGATATAGGGAGTGCGGCTTTATCTGTTACTGCATATATGCTTGCTTTTGGATTATTTACAATCATTTTTGGTCCATTGGGGGATAGATATGGTAAGACCAGAATAATTAATGTTGCAGCATTTGGAACTGCAATCTTTAGTATGTTAGGAGCCTTTGCATTCAACTTACCTTCCCTGATTGTGCTTCGTGCTATGAATGGTGCATTTGGTGCAGGTATCTTTCCAGTAACGATGGCGTTGGTTGGTGAGAGTTTTGAGCATGAAAACAGGCAAAAAGCCATCGGCAAAGTTATGGGAATGATGTTTTTGGGTGGAGCATCGGCAACTGCCATAGGGGGAATTCTGGCGTACTTTGGCTCATGGAGAATGGTATACTTTGTATATGGGTTAGGAGAACTGATAATAGCACTTGTTATGTTGAGGGTACTACCAAACAGTCCAAGTGTTATTGATGCTCTAAATTTTACAAAAGTATATAAGACGGCTTTAACCAATGGAAACCTGGTAAAAGTAGTTGCTACCATTTTCCTTGTCGGCTTTAGTGTATTTGGAAGTTTCACTTATTCAGGGAAACTGGTTGAAACCCGGACAGGATATACTGTACTGTCTGTTGGATTAATATTAACATTATTCGGTGTAGCAACGGTTATTGGAGGACGAAAGGCTCCGCTGCTTAGAGCAAAGTTTAAGAACCGTTTTTTACTTCTTGCAGGACTTTTTGGAAGTGCCTCATTATTCCTTATTGCATATATGAGTAACCCTATCCTTATCGGTGTTGGATTGTTTGGTTTCGGATTGGCATTTGTATCTCTGCAGTCCACATTAGTAACAACGGCTCAAGAGGTCATGCCGAAACTTCGTGGAACAGCCATGTCCCTTGCATCCTTTAACATGTTTGTAGGAGGGGGAGTTGGAACATTGATTAATGGCCAGATATTAAATGTTTTTGGTATTGGTCAGATATTTGCTGTTGCAGGAGCAGTGATGTTTGTAGTTGCTTTTATCGCAGCGAAAGTCGTACTGAAAGTGCATCGACCTTAA
- a CDS encoding nucleotide-binding protein → MNIAILSGKGGTGKTTVSTNLSTIIGANYIDCDVEEPNGFIFLNPSQIKREEVKVDYPVVDSSRCTLCGDCAKVCQFHALVRTKKDIMLFEKLCHGCHACGIVCKQGALTFEKREIGIIEEGRYGNLICRRGILNVGEPMAVPVIKKLLKNLPAGANLIDCAPGTSCNVVNSLQYADGAILVTEPSSFGLHDLKMAVQLVRNFNLPFGVIINKYNAEDDRIQKYCEGENINILGIIPYRREAAEVYSSGKMIVKLPEYKEIFKEIAKRLREVFPWN, encoded by the coding sequence TTGAACATAGCCATATTAAGCGGAAAGGGAGGTACGGGGAAAACCACCGTATCCACCAATCTTTCTACCATTATAGGTGCCAATTATATCGACTGCGATGTGGAAGAGCCTAATGGATTCATATTCTTAAATCCCTCTCAAATAAAAAGAGAAGAAGTTAAGGTGGATTATCCAGTTGTTGACAGCAGCAGATGTACCTTATGCGGAGACTGTGCAAAAGTATGCCAGTTTCATGCCTTGGTAAGGACAAAGAAAGATATCATGCTCTTTGAAAAACTCTGTCATGGCTGTCATGCCTGCGGGATAGTGTGTAAACAGGGTGCTTTAACCTTTGAAAAAAGGGAAATAGGAATAATAGAAGAAGGACGATATGGCAATTTAATTTGTAGAAGAGGAATTTTAAATGTAGGAGAGCCTATGGCAGTACCAGTTATTAAAAAGTTACTGAAAAACCTTCCTGCAGGAGCAAACCTTATTGATTGTGCCCCTGGGACATCCTGCAATGTAGTGAATTCGCTTCAATATGCAGATGGTGCAATATTAGTAACAGAACCTTCTTCCTTTGGACTTCATGATTTAAAGATGGCAGTACAACTGGTAAGGAATTTCAACCTTCCCTTTGGCGTTATTATCAATAAATATAATGCCGAGGATGACAGGATTCAGAAATACTGTGAAGGAGAAAATATAAACATATTAGGAATTATACCTTACCGAAGAGAAGCAGCAGAGGTTTATTCTTCAGGAAAAATGATTGTGAAACTGCCTGAGTATAAAGAAATATTTAAAGAGATTGCAAAGAGATTGAGGGAGGTGTTCCCTTGGAACTGA